The Gemella haemolysans genome includes a region encoding these proteins:
- a CDS encoding YSIRK-type signal peptide-containing protein (The YSIRK form of extended signal peptide directs nascent proteins to the cross-wall site, while signal peptides lacking YSIRK direct proteins instead to the cell pole. A large fraction of YSIRK proteins are surface proteins anchored by sortase-mediated processing of a C-terminal LPXTG motif.), with the protein MVGKNNKYLKTTKEGTKVESYFIKKSKVGTASVVIGANIFLGAGAVSQAAEEVTVKTAREELAKAKEVFAKADATQDEVNAKVTTNEGYTADTTELRKQNGEFPTATGKSYIVLDNNDAYRV; encoded by the coding sequence ATGGTAGGAAAAAATAATAAGTACTTAAAAACCACAAAAGAAGGTACTAAAGTAGAATCGTATTTTATCAAAAAATCCAAAGTCGGTACAGCATCAGTAGTAATCGGTGCTAATATCTTTTTAGGTGCTGGGGCAGTGTCTCAAGCAGCTGAGGAAGTTACAGTAAAAACAGCTCGTGAAGAATTAGCAAAAGCAAAAGAAGTATTCGCAAAAGCTGATGCAACTCAAGATGAAGTTAATGCAAAAGTAACAACTAATGAAGGATACACAGCCGATACTACTGAATTAAGAAAACAAAACGGTGAATTTCCAACTGCGACAGGTAAGTCTTATATAGTGTTAGACAATAATGATGCATACCGTGTCTAA
- a CDS encoding sigma-70 family RNA polymerase sigma factor, which translates to MRQYYLTDRETESFYELLEIKKNLITMALYKVKIPRKLHHEFYSYGLEGLLVSFLILNEGKIEEKDFDRFAFVTIKRKLIDEIRYRNKEKSIPLDIFDNNKLDATDDNYSYVYIQLFEYLKNTLDEQELKFFCEFIKSLNMKQTAEAMNISLRTAYRIHKRIKGVCENFLLS; encoded by the coding sequence ATGAGACAGTACTATTTGACTGATAGGGAGACTGAATCATTTTATGAATTATTAGAAATTAAAAAGAACTTAATAACTATGGCTCTTTATAAAGTGAAGATACCAAGAAAACTTCACCATGAATTTTACAGTTATGGTTTAGAAGGTTTATTAGTCAGTTTTTTGATTCTTAATGAAGGGAAAATTGAGGAAAAGGATTTTGATCGTTTCGCCTTCGTTACTATTAAAAGAAAATTAATCGATGAGATTCGCTATAGAAATAAAGAGAAAAGCATACCTCTAGATATTTTCGATAACAACAAATTGGATGCGACAGATGACAACTACTCATATGTGTACATTCAGCTGTTCGAGTATTTGAAGAACACCTTAGATGAACAGGAACTTAAGTTTTTCTGCGAGTTTATAAAGTCTCTAAATATGAAGCAAACCGCAGAAGCTATGAACATTTCGTTACGAACAGCATATAGAATCCACAAACGAATTAAGGGAGTTTGTGAAAATTTTTTATTAAGTTAA
- a CDS encoding sigma-70 family RNA polymerase sigma factor: MKRYKIDNNHVVDVPDEVFSVIRYYSYKERYLKMKDAKHNIIHFYEFDTEDSDGENLVRDPSPLPDVLIITNETYNELYNALATLSIEDQLLLYNLFVKGKSLRSIALRENSSAMAISRRRDKLLKKLAIILIQYKIKN, encoded by the coding sequence ATGAAAAGATATAAAATAGATAATAATCATGTAGTAGATGTACCAGATGAGGTATTCTCAGTAATTAGATATTATAGTTATAAAGAAAGATATCTAAAAATGAAAGATGCCAAGCACAACATCATACATTTCTATGAATTCGATACTGAAGATAGCGACGGGGAAAATCTCGTAAGAGACCCTTCTCCATTGCCTGATGTATTAATTATTACTAATGAAACTTATAATGAATTGTATAATGCACTAGCTACATTATCGATAGAAGATCAACTTCTATTGTACAATTTATTCGTAAAAGGGAAATCTTTAAGGAGTATTGCACTTAGGGAAAACAGCAGTGCTATGGCAATTAGTCGCCGTCGTGACAAGTTGCTCAAGAAGTTGGCTATAATTCTTATTCAGTATAAGATTAAGAATTAG
- a CDS encoding YSIRK-type signal peptide-containing protein (The YSIRK form of extended signal peptide directs nascent proteins to the cross-wall site, while signal peptides lacking YSIRK direct proteins instead to the cell pole. A large fraction of YSIRK proteins are surface proteins anchored by sortase-mediated processing of a C-terminal LPXTG motif.) — protein MVGKNNQHLKDTKQGTKVESYSIKKFKVGTASVVIGASIFFGAGAVQAAEEVPNNTAVDNTTNGAGKAEAAPKAEAKPVVETTKENVAAAVAEKVGAEAPKTEATPKAEVAKEETPKAATAKKEILKASIATLEEKLKSAQDADKAAVAAAKEALAAAKAVLANEAATQAEVDAQAQAIQALSQVVTEVKAQAFDKKLEEKKEAEQKAKEATATKEEKEEAAAKKELTQVASEAEVTNTLAKTELSKKDLKVEAKPAVQAAVVKNEEALKVAKELLGNDKATTEQIAKSLAELSNSIKAVYTELENAGAKRNGKFDVVLAEATTTALKDASTETGKKWLEDHGYSSLSDIKVKTNEDNLKEIKDLNDQIQWLDFGDTSAWTNLTASNQLQIGSTYTKELIPGYIVTMKVKELKPFESTEIFKNRVAGTDLESSYQPDKENKFNPENGATGLGANPQNRYTHVANSGITTGRAKTTIAGTNPAGQPKNGQAAGVKFDITATYNGKPVKPGIVMTSGEDIGPLESEIYTTNGTPWDLAAIVGYKTNKNAYKPLDQFKDMNGGKTAVLKWQDEKFYNALSGKKFATPDAATAGLGSQVFGGYINQNGSGTPVLSTANVTEVGFYIMSSGQQSSMIGIKFSDFGDLPESYGMAEHYLRTQSIDYDTKTIKQIQQPYLGKVKADIDSAPGTRVIGVDSDDEKDNADEGVDQLIAPENVHINKDTGRPEVQLVRGPENTYKVKVRASANGNDNYTDTVAPAYVRGFIDFNGNGKFDKGEESNIATVTGNDQIVELTFTNTQVVDTSKDVVNFRVRIAKDEAQVEKPNGIAYSGEVEDNQIQVIHPPRGDKEETTGKQGETQSVGIEFRTRPLGDDASDLGSNNGKTTFNSYGKIQYTEQSNVISAETTKKVQSEGVMIVNPDGSLTKTYTKAGQGTYTVTDDKITFTPEANFVGKADGITLRAVDSNGESTGWTALTAQNGLENINDGTHSTTTKTMDAVYIPTVTPKEITADPETSTDVQGKEQKKTPTFKTDAGTDNAATVTPSAQYPAKLVDPKTGAKVDSVTVDGEGTYTINPTTGEVTFQPLPTFKGTATGVDVTLTAPVGQNKDGQDVTATATTKYTPTVTAVEPTAKPTDSAGVQGETQKGTPTFTAGNAEVPIKENSHKLLDKEGNEVQPGQTTPAYAEDGVTQVGTYSIDPATGEVTFTPTDKSYTGKVTPAKVQAEDKNGTKVNTTYTPHIVGVTPTATPAESSGIQGEVQDGTVSFAPGDTTIEGVKKSVPIKANSAVLLDASGNPVAAGTPVNALDPEGNKVGEYTIDPATNKVTFIPTNKEYKGKVQPANVQAEDENGTKVKTTYTPTIVGVTPTASPVETTDVQGVEQSKEVTFKPGKATVNGVEKEVPLDTNSFTLLDENGQPAASVPAKNPAGDVIGTYTLKVVDGKPTAVFTPTDKTYAGEVQPVTIQAKDTNGTPVTTKYTPEITPVEPTGKPVTSEGAQGQPQEGTPTFTQGDAKVPMKIDAEQPAKLIDPATGQPTDATTIPAKDANGKEVGTYTIDPTTGKVTFTPNKDFVGTPVPATVQAKDANGTPTTATYTPTVKPVTPVGVNTFTEDIQGAPQSGKPEFKPGKTTINGEEVEVPMDDKVPATFEDGTTTKTIPGEGTYTVDSDGTVHFTPDPQFKGKGTTMTVVRKDQNGTPVTAEYTAVVHPATPEGTEVVTAGVQGKEQSGKPNFVGGKVTIDGVEKTVEIDNNVPAKLIDPTTGQETTTVTIPGEGTYTVKEDGTVTFTPEKGFTGKGTELTVKRVDKNGTPALGKYSVVVIGVKPTAEPSVTSDIQGQTQSQPVKFKGGVVEVEDPMTKAKTEEVVAIDPTTYTLLDENGQPAEKVPAKDPKGNVIGEYTLVKEDGKDPVAVFTPTDKTYTGEVKPVTVQAKDTNGTAVTTTYTPNITPVKPTAKGTTSEGAQGQEQSGTPTFTEGHEKAPIDPTVPAKLIDPETGEPTDEKSVTVPGEGTYTINPETGEVTFKPEANFTGKAQGVEVQRKDTNGTPATAKYTPTVKPVTPTSDDVVSEDVQGAKQTGTPVFTPGKTTVNGKDVTVELSDEPAKLVDPKTGESVDSVTVPGEGTYTIENGVVTFTPEPQFTGKASGVTVKRTDKNGTEVTAKYTPTVKPVTPTAEGVTTTDVQGATQKGKPAFEAGKTTVNGVEKTVELDDTKPATFEDGSTTKEVPGEGTYTVAPDGTVTFTPEKDFTGQGKGVTVKRVDKNGTPVTAKYTPVVLPVTPTGKDVTSIGEKGQPQSETPVFTAGTTKVNGKTVTVPIDETVAPTFEDGSTTKEVPGEGTYTIDKNGKVTFTPEPDFVGEAKGVTVKRVDENGTPVTAKYTPTVLGKTTTENVVSEGAKGQPQSNTPVFKGDVDTTVAPTFSDGTTEKKVPGEGTYTIDKDGKVTFTPEPNFVGTATPVEVVRKDKNGKTIKASYTPTVRPDTKFVVVGKDGKETELLPSKDGKNPSETIPGYKLVKTETDEKGNTKHIYEPVTTKHVDRKGNPIPGTTTEEGTKDPKNIPGYKVVETKKLPNGDTEYVYEKVTTSFVDTNGHVIEGTTTEEGTTPKKDIPGYRFVETKTLPNGDTEHVYEKVKTSFKDKEGKEIPGNPTEEGTTPKKDIPGYKFVETKKLPNGDTEHVYEKVTTSFKDKEGKEIPGNPTEEGTTPKKDIPGYKFVETKTLPNGDTEHVYEKVTTSFKDKEGKEIPGNPTEEGTTPKKDIPGYKFVETKKLPNGDTEHVYEKVTTSFKDKEGKEIPGNPTEEGTTPKKDIPGYRFVETKTLPNGDTEHVYEKVTTPTPTPAAVITTWTDENGNPLKPSENGAKGKGTFEGYEFVRTVVDEDGNVRHIFKKSTRIPATNIITTWTDENGNPLKPSENGAKGMGIVEGYEFVRTVVDENGNVRHIFRKVTAATPKAQVKRLANTGSETSSAAAGFGVLLAGIAAAIRKRKNK, from the coding sequence ATGGTAGGTAAAAATAATCAACATTTAAAAGATACCAAACAAGGTACAAAAGTAGAATCTTATTCTATCAAGAAGTTTAAAGTCGGTACTGCATCAGTAGTAATCGGTGCGAGTATCTTTTTTGGTGCTGGAGCAGTACAAGCTGCTGAAGAAGTACCAAACAACACAGCTGTAGATAATACAACAAACGGAGCTGGAAAAGCAGAAGCTGCACCAAAAGCAGAAGCAAAACCTGTTGTAGAAACTACAAAAGAAAATGTTGCAGCAGCAGTAGCAGAAAAAGTAGGAGCAGAAGCACCAAAAACTGAAGCTACACCGAAAGCAGAAGTTGCAAAAGAAGAAACTCCAAAAGCAGCAACTGCTAAAAAAGAAATCTTAAAAGCAAGTATTGCAACATTAGAAGAAAAATTAAAATCAGCTCAAGACGCTGACAAAGCAGCTGTAGCAGCAGCGAAAGAGGCATTAGCAGCAGCTAAAGCAGTATTAGCTAACGAAGCAGCTACACAAGCAGAAGTAGATGCACAAGCTCAAGCAATTCAAGCTTTAAGCCAAGTAGTAACAGAAGTTAAAGCTCAAGCTTTCGACAAAAAATTAGAAGAGAAAAAAGAAGCTGAACAAAAAGCTAAAGAAGCAACAGCTACTAAAGAAGAAAAAGAAGAAGCAGCAGCTAAAAAAGAATTAACACAAGTAGCTTCAGAAGCAGAAGTAACTAACACACTTGCTAAAACTGAATTAAGCAAAAAAGACTTAAAAGTAGAAGCAAAACCAGCAGTACAAGCTGCAGTAGTGAAAAACGAAGAAGCATTAAAAGTAGCTAAAGAATTATTAGGAAACGACAAAGCGACTACAGAACAAATCGCTAAAAGTTTAGCAGAATTAAGCAACTCTATCAAAGCAGTTTACACAGAGTTAGAGAATGCTGGAGCTAAACGTAATGGTAAATTCGATGTAGTATTAGCGGAAGCGACTACTACAGCGCTTAAAGATGCTTCGACTGAAACAGGTAAAAAATGGTTAGAAGATCATGGATATTCTTCATTATCAGATATCAAAGTTAAAACAAACGAAGATAACTTAAAAGAAATTAAAGACTTAAATGACCAAATCCAATGGTTAGACTTTGGAGATACGAGTGCATGGACAAATTTAACAGCCTCTAACCAACTTCAAATTGGTTCTACATATACAAAAGAATTGATTCCTGGTTATATCGTTACTATGAAAGTTAAAGAACTGAAACCGTTCGAATCAACTGAAATATTCAAAAACCGTGTAGCTGGAACTGATTTAGAAAGTTCTTATCAACCGGATAAAGAAAATAAATTTAATCCGGAAAATGGTGCAACAGGACTTGGAGCTAATCCTCAAAATAGATATACTCACGTTGCTAATTCTGGTATAACAACTGGTAGAGCTAAAACAACAATCGCAGGAACAAACCCTGCAGGACAGCCTAAAAATGGTCAAGCAGCTGGGGTTAAATTCGATATAACAGCGACTTATAATGGTAAACCTGTAAAACCTGGTATCGTTATGACTTCTGGGGAAGATATCGGACCTCTTGAGTCTGAAATTTACACAACTAACGGTACTCCATGGGATCTTGCAGCGATTGTTGGATATAAAACAAATAAAAATGCCTATAAGCCTCTTGATCAATTTAAAGATATGAATGGTGGTAAAACTGCTGTCCTTAAATGGCAAGATGAAAAATTCTATAATGCTCTAAGTGGTAAAAAATTTGCGACTCCTGATGCAGCTACTGCAGGTCTAGGTTCACAAGTGTTTGGGGGTTACATAAATCAAAATGGATCTGGAACGCCAGTATTATCTACGGCAAACGTAACTGAAGTAGGATTTTATATCATGTCTTCTGGACAACAATCTTCTATGATTGGTATTAAGTTCTCTGACTTTGGAGATCTTCCAGAATCTTATGGAATGGCTGAACACTACTTAAGAACTCAATCTATTGATTATGATACAAAAACAATTAAACAAATTCAACAACCATACTTAGGTAAAGTAAAAGCTGATATCGACTCAGCTCCAGGTACTCGTGTAATCGGAGTTGATTCAGATGACGAGAAAGACAATGCCGATGAAGGTGTAGATCAACTTATTGCTCCAGAAAATGTACATATTAACAAAGATACGGGTCGTCCAGAAGTACAATTAGTTAGAGGTCCGGAGAACACTTATAAAGTTAAAGTTCGAGCTTCAGCTAATGGTAATGACAACTATACAGATACAGTTGCACCAGCTTATGTTCGTGGATTTATTGACTTCAATGGTAATGGTAAATTCGATAAAGGTGAAGAATCTAATATTGCTACAGTAACAGGAAATGATCAAATAGTAGAATTAACATTTACAAATACTCAAGTAGTTGATACTAGTAAAGATGTTGTAAACTTCCGTGTTCGTATCGCAAAAGATGAAGCTCAAGTAGAAAAACCAAATGGAATTGCATACTCAGGGGAAGTAGAAGATAACCAAATCCAAGTAATTCACCCACCACGTGGAGATAAAGAAGAAACTACTGGTAAACAAGGTGAAACTCAATCTGTAGGTATCGAATTCAGAACACGTCCATTAGGTGACGATGCATCTGACCTAGGTTCTAACAACGGTAAAACTACATTCAACTCATACGGTAAAATTCAGTATACTGAACAAAGTAATGTAATCAGTGCTGAAACTACTAAGAAAGTTCAATCTGAAGGTGTAATGATCGTTAACCCAGATGGATCATTAACAAAAACTTACACTAAAGCAGGTCAAGGTACTTATACAGTAACAGATGACAAGATTACTTTCACTCCAGAAGCTAACTTCGTAGGTAAAGCTGATGGTATTACACTACGAGCAGTGGACTCAAATGGTGAATCTACGGGATGGACTGCATTAACAGCTCAAAATGGTCTTGAAAACATCAATGATGGTACACATTCAACGACTACAAAAACTATGGATGCTGTATACATTCCAACAGTAACTCCAAAAGAAATCACAGCTGACCCAGAAACATCAACAGATGTTCAAGGAAAAGAACAGAAGAAAACTCCAACATTCAAAACTGATGCTGGAACAGATAATGCTGCAACTGTAACGCCAAGTGCACAGTACCCAGCTAAATTAGTAGATCCAAAAACTGGAGCTAAAGTAGATTCTGTAACGGTTGATGGAGAAGGAACTTACACAATCAACCCAACAACAGGTGAAGTAACATTCCAACCACTTCCAACATTCAAAGGAACTGCAACAGGTGTTGATGTAACATTAACAGCACCAGTAGGTCAAAATAAAGATGGACAAGATGTAACAGCTACGGCTACTACAAAATACACTCCAACAGTAACAGCTGTAGAACCAACAGCTAAACCAACAGATTCAGCAGGAGTGCAAGGTGAAACTCAAAAAGGAACTCCTACATTCACAGCAGGAAATGCAGAAGTGCCAATTAAAGAAAACTCTCACAAACTTCTAGACAAAGAAGGAAATGAAGTTCAACCAGGACAAACAACTCCAGCATACGCTGAAGATGGAGTAACTCAAGTAGGTACTTACTCAATCGATCCAGCAACAGGAGAAGTAACATTCACACCAACTGACAAATCTTATACTGGTAAAGTAACACCAGCTAAAGTTCAAGCAGAAGATAAAAACGGAACTAAAGTAAATACTACTTACACACCACACATCGTAGGTGTAACACCAACAGCGACACCAGCGGAATCTTCAGGTATCCAAGGTGAAGTACAAGATGGAACTGTGTCATTTGCACCTGGTGATACAACAATCGAAGGTGTTAAAAAATCAGTGCCAATTAAAGCTAACTCAGCGGTTCTACTTGACGCTTCAGGTAACCCAGTAGCGGCAGGTACTCCAGTAAACGCTTTAGATCCAGAAGGAAACAAAGTAGGGGAATACACAATTGACCCAGCTACTAACAAAGTAACATTCATACCAACTAACAAAGAATACAAAGGTAAAGTACAACCAGCTAACGTTCAAGCAGAAGACGAAAATGGAACTAAAGTTAAAACAACTTATACTCCAACTATCGTAGGTGTAACACCAACTGCTTCACCAGTTGAAACAACAGACGTACAAGGTGTTGAACAATCTAAAGAAGTAACATTCAAACCTGGTAAAGCAACAGTTAACGGTGTTGAAAAAGAAGTGCCACTTGATACTAATTCATTCACACTATTAGATGAAAATGGACAACCAGCTGCATCAGTACCAGCTAAAAACCCAGCAGGAGATGTTATCGGTACTTACACACTTAAAGTTGTAGACGGTAAACCAACTGCGGTATTTACACCAACCGATAAAACATATGCAGGTGAAGTACAACCAGTTACTATCCAAGCTAAAGATACAAATGGAACTCCAGTAACTACAAAATACACTCCAGAAATTACTCCAGTAGAACCAACAGGAAAACCTGTAACATCTGAAGGTGCTCAAGGACAACCTCAAGAAGGAACTCCAACATTCACTCAAGGTGATGCTAAAGTTCCTATGAAGATCGATGCTGAACAACCAGCTAAATTAATCGATCCAGCTACTGGACAACCAACTGATGCAACAACAATTCCAGCGAAAGACGCTAACGGAAAAGAAGTTGGAACATACACAATCGATCCAACAACAGGTAAAGTAACATTCACACCAAACAAAGACTTCGTAGGTACTCCAGTGCCAGCAACAGTTCAAGCGAAAGATGCGAATGGAACGCCAACAACGGCTACTTACACTCCAACAGTTAAACCAGTTACTCCAGTAGGTGTTAATACATTCACTGAAGATATTCAAGGTGCACCACAAAGTGGTAAACCAGAATTCAAACCTGGTAAAACTACAATCAACGGTGAAGAAGTAGAAGTACCAATGGATGATAAAGTACCAGCAACATTCGAAGATGGAACAACTACTAAGACAATTCCAGGAGAAGGAACGTACACAGTTGATTCAGATGGAACAGTACACTTCACTCCAGACCCACAATTCAAAGGTAAAGGAACAACAATGACAGTTGTTCGTAAAGACCAAAACGGAACTCCAGTAACTGCAGAATACACAGCTGTAGTACACCCAGCAACTCCAGAAGGAACTGAAGTTGTAACTGCAGGTGTCCAAGGAAAAGAACAGAGTGGTAAACCAAACTTCGTTGGTGGTAAAGTAACAATTGACGGTGTTGAAAAAACTGTTGAAATCGACAATAATGTACCAGCAAAACTAATTGACCCAACCACAGGTCAAGAGACAACAACTGTAACAATTCCAGGAGAAGGAACTTACACAGTTAAAGAAGATGGAACTGTAACATTCACTCCAGAAAAAGGATTCACAGGAAAAGGTACTGAATTAACAGTTAAACGTGTTGATAAAAACGGTACTCCAGCACTTGGTAAATACTCAGTGGTAGTAATCGGTGTTAAACCAACTGCAGAACCATCAGTAACTTCAGACATTCAAGGTCAAACTCAAAGCCAACCAGTTAAATTCAAAGGTGGGGTAGTTGAAGTTGAAGACCCAATGACAAAAGCTAAAACTGAAGAAGTAGTAGCAATCGATCCAACAACTTACACATTATTAGATGAAAATGGACAACCAGCTGAAAAAGTACCAGCTAAAGATCCTAAAGGTAATGTAATCGGTGAATACACTCTTGTTAAAGAAGATGGTAAAGATCCAGTTGCAGTATTCACTCCAACAGACAAAACTTACACAGGAGAAGTTAAACCAGTAACAGTTCAAGCGAAAGATACAAACGGAACAGCTGTAACAACAACTTACACTCCAAATATCACGCCTGTTAAACCAACTGCTAAAGGAACAACTTCTGAAGGTGCGCAAGGTCAAGAGCAAAGTGGAACTCCAACATTCACAGAAGGTCACGAAAAAGCTCCAATCGACCCAACAGTACCAGCTAAATTAATCGATCCAGAAACTGGTGAACCGACTGATGAAAAATCAGTAACAGTACCAGGAGAAGGAACTTACACAATCAACCCAGAAACTGGTGAAGTAACATTCAAACCAGAAGCAAACTTCACAGGTAAAGCACAAGGTGTTGAAGTTCAACGTAAAGATACAAATGGAACTCCAGCTACAGCTAAATATACACCAACAGTTAAACCAGTTACTCCAACATCAGATGACGTAGTATCTGAAGACGTACAAGGTGCTAAACAAACTGGAACTCCAGTATTTACACCAGGTAAAACAACAGTTAACGGTAAAGATGTAACTGTAGAATTATCTGATGAACCAGCTAAATTAGTAGATCCGAAAACAGGAGAATCAGTAGATTCAGTAACAGTACCAGGAGAAGGAACTTATACAATTGAAAATGGTGTAGTAACATTCACTCCAGAACCACAATTCACAGGTAAAGCTAGCGGTGTAACAGTTAAACGTACTGACAAAAATGGTACAGAAGTAACTGCTAAATACACACCAACAGTTAAACCGGTAACACCAACTGCAGAAGGTGTAACTACAACTGATGTACAAGGTGCAACTCAAAAAGGTAAACCAGCCTTTGAAGCAGGTAAAACAACAGTTAACGGTGTAGAAAAAACTGTAGAACTTGATGATACTAAACCAGCTACATTCGAAGATGGATCAACTACGAAAGAAGTACCAGGAGAAGGAACTTACACAGTAGCTCCAGACGGAACTGTAACATTCACTCCAGAAAAAGACTTCACAGGTCAAGGTAAAGGTGTAACAGTTAAACGTGTTGATAAAAACGGAACACCAGTAACAGCTAAATACACACCAGTAGTATTACCAGTAACACCAACAGGTAAAGACGTAACATCAATCGGTGAAAAAGGACAACCTCAATCAGAAACTCCAGTATTCACAGCTGGAACTACTAAAGTAAACGGTAAGACTGTAACAGTACCAATCGATGAAACAGTAGCTCCAACATTTGAAGATGGTTCAACTACGAAAGAAGTACCAGGAGAAGGAACTTACACAATCGATAAGAACGGTAAAGTAACATTCACTCCAGAACCAGACTTCGTAGGAGAAGCTAAAGGTGTAACAGTTAAACGTGTTGACGAAAACGGAACACCAGTAACAGCTAAATACACACCAACAGTATTAGGTAAAACAACTACAGAAAACGTAGTTTCTGAAGGTGCTAAAGGACAACCTCAATCTAATACTCCAGTATTCAAAGGTGATGTAGACACTACAGTAGCTCCAACATTCTCTGATGGAACAACTGAGAAGAAAGTACCAGGAGAAGGAACTTACACAATCGACAAAGATGGTAAAGTGACATTCACTCCAGAACCAAACTTCGTAGGAACAGCTACTCCAGTAGAAGTTGTACGTAAAGATAAGAACGGTAAGACAATCAAAGCTTCTTACACACCAACAGTTCGTCCTGACACTAAATTTGTAGTAGTAGGAAAAGACGGTAAAGAAACTGAATTACTTCCATCTAAAGATGGTAAAAACCCATCAGAAACTATTCCAGGATACAAATTAGTTAAGACTGAAACTGATGAAAAAGGTAACACTAAACATATCTACGAACCAGTAACAACTAAGCACGTAGATAGAAAAGGTAACCCAATCCCAGGAACAACAACAGAAGAAGGAACAAAAGATCCTAAGAACATTCCAGGATACAAAGTAGTAGAAACTAAGAAACTTCCAAATGGAGATACAGAATATGTATACGAAAAAGTAACTACATCATTCGTAGATACTAACGGACACGTAATCGAAGGAACAACAACTGAGGAAGGAACAACACCTAAGAAAGATATCCCAGGATACAGATTCGTAGAAACTAAGACTCTTCCAAACGGAGATACAGAACACGTCTATGAAAAAGTTAAGACTTCATTCAAGGATAAAGAAGGAAAAGAAATTCCAGGAAATCCAACAGAAGAAGGAACAACACCTAAGAAAGATATCCCAGGATACAAATTCGTAGAGACTAAGAAGCTTCCAAATGGAGACACAGAACATGTATACGAAAAAGTAACAACTTCATTCAAGGATAAAGAAGGAAAAGAAATTCCAGGAAATCCAACAGAAGAAGGAACAACACCTAAGAAAGATATTCCAGGATACAAATTCGTAGAGACTAAGACTCTTCCAAACGGAGATACAGAACACGTATACGAAAAAGTAACAACTTCATTCAAGGATAAAGAAGGAAAAGAAATTCCAGGAAATCCAACAGAAGAAGGAACAACACCTAAGAAAGATATTCCAGGATACAAATTCGTAGAGACTAAGAAACTTCCAAATGGAGACACAGAACATGTATACGAAAAAGTAACAACTTCATTCAAGGATAAAGAAGGAAAAGAAATTCCAGGAAATCCAACAGAAGAAGGAACAACACCTAAGAAAGATATTCCAGGATACAGATTCGTAGAAACTAAGACTCTTCCAAATGGAGACACAGAGCACGTATACGAAAAAGTAACAACTCCAACTCCAACTCCAGCAGCAGTAATTACAACATGGACAGATGAAAATGGAAACCCATTAAAACCATCTGAAAATGGAGCTAAAGGTAAAGGAACATTTGAAGGATACGAGTTTGTAAGAACTGTAGTTGACGAAGACGGAAATGTACGTCACATCTTCAAGAAATCAACACGTATCCCAGCTACAAACATCATTACAACATGGACAGATGAAAATGGAAACCCATTAAAACCATCTGAAAATGGAGCTAAAGGTATGGGAATAGTTGAAGGATACGAGTTCGTAAGAACTGTAGTTGACGAAAATGGAAATGTACGTCACATCTTCAGAAAAGTAACTGCAGCTACTCCTAAAGCACAAGTTAAACGTCTAGCTAACACAGGTAGCGAAACATCTAGCGCAGCAGCAGGATTCGGTGTATTACTTGCAGGAATTGCAGCAGCAATCAGAAAACGTAAAAACAAATAG
- a CDS encoding LPXTG cell wall anchor domain-containing protein → MWKDKIRPTGTGIRTETYGSNGRYEFVRTVVGEGGNVRHIFGKVTNEKLGQRLANTGTTETNTGLAGLGLAILGGLLAVARRKNDKN, encoded by the coding sequence ATGTGGAAAGATAAAATACGTCCAACAGGTACAGGTATTAGAACGGAGACTTACGGAAGTAATGGTAGATATGAGTTTGTGAGAACAGTTGTTGGAGAAGGCGGAAATGTACGTCACATCTTCGGAAAAGTAACTAACGAAAAACTAGGACAACGTCTAGCAAACACAGGTACAACTGAAACTAATACTGGCTTAGCAGGATTAGGGTTAGCGATCCTAGGTGGATTACTAGCGGTAGCTCGTCGTAAAAACGACAAAAACTAA